ATCCACTTTCTGGCCGTGGTCGCTCCCGGTCCGGACTTCGCCGTGACCATCCGCCAGAGTGTGCGTTTCGGCCGCTTGGTCGGTATCTGCACCGCATTGGGCATCGGCGCGGGAATTTCCGTGCACGTGCTGTACACCTTGCTGGGCGTCGGCGCCTTGATGCACACCACGCCCTGGCTGCTGACCGTTGCCAAAGTGGTCGGCGGTGCTTACATCCTTTACCTGGGCGTCAGCCTGATCCGCAGTAAACCCAAGACGACAATGGAAGGCGAAAAAACCAGCGACGAACCGCTGGTCGAGCAATCGTTGTTCAAGGCGTTCTCCACCGGCTTCCTGACCAACGCCACCAACCCCAAGGCCACGCTGTTTTTCCTGGCGATCTTCACCACGATCATCAGCGCCAGCACGCCGCTGCAAATCCAGGCCCTGTACGGGTTGTGGATGTGCGGCGTGAATGCGTTGTGGTTCGTGATCGTCGCGCTGTTCTTTTCCAGCAACAAAGTGCGCGTGCTGTTCATGCGCATGGGGCACTGGTTCGAGCGCAGCATGGGGGTGATTCTGATCCTGTTTGCCGGGCGTCTGGTGCTGTCGATGTAAGCACGCTGTTCGGAGAAGCCCGACCCAGACCGATTGGGCGGGCTTTTTCGATTCTGCGCCGCTTTTGCATTTCTGTGCGACGCGTCCCACTTCGGGGGCTCCCCTATCACTCGCTGGTGGTGTTAGTTTGCGAAACCGTCTGACGCTTCGATCAGACACTTCCTACTCACTGCCTGCAAAGGAATGCCCTTAGCAATGGACTTTTCACTCAAGCAACTGGCCGCGTCGACGCTGATTCTGGCCAGCCTTTCGTCCGTCACACTGCCAGCCCACGCCAACCTTACCGAGCAGCAGAGCGCGACCATCCTCAAGACATTCAATGAGGCAAAGGTCAGTGATTTCAGAGCATTTCTCGGCGATCTGGCCAAGAACGACCTGAGCAAGACCGACGATCTGCGTCCAGCCATCAGCGCCTTCCTCGACAACAAGACGCTGACCGCCGAACAGCAAAACGAAATCCATCGCCTGCTCGGCCTCTACACCCGCGTGAAATACGGCAAAGCTGCGCTGGAAACCCTCCGCGAACTGGTTGAAATCCCGACCTTCCGCAAGGACGGTGTCGATCAGCACGACAATCCTGAATTCATCAAGATCGCCGGCAAGATCAAGGATCTGGCCGAGTCTTTCGGCCTGAACTACCGCAACATCGACAACCGCGTATACGAAATCTCCCTCGACGGCAGCGGCAAGGACGTGGTCGGCATTCACGCTCACGCCGACGTGGTGCCGGTAACGCCGGAGAACTGGGTGCTGAAGGACGGCACCAAACTCGACCCGTTCAAGGTCACGCTGATCGGCGACCGCATGTACGGCCGTGGCACCGAGGACGATAAAAACGGCATCGTCGTGACGCTGTATGCCATGAAGGTGATCAAGGAAGAGAAGCTGCCCCTGGCGCGCAATTTCAAACTGCTGGTGGACACCACCGAAGAAACCACCGGCGACGCGATTCCTTACTACTTCGAACGCAACCCGACGCCGGAGTACAACCTGGCACTGGACGGTGGCTACCCGGTGGTGATTGCCGAGAAAGGTTACGGCACCGTCATGGCCAAGTTCGCCAAGCGCAAGGCTGAGGGCAAAGGTGCGGAAATCACTTCGATGACCGGTGGCCTGGCGACCAACCAGATTCCATCGGTTTCGGTCGTCACGCTGGTGACCGACAAACCTGCCGACCTGGCGACCAGCCTGCAAAAGGCCGGCGCTGAATACGCCAAGCGCAATGGCGGCGATTTCGAAGTGAACGCCAAGGTCGATGGCAAAGACGTCAAACTCACCGTCACCGGTGTTTCCGCGCACTCGTCCGAACCAGAGTCCGGTGTCAACCCGGTCGCCCGCATGCTCGACTTCATCCACAGCGTGGACGGCAAGATTGCCTTCAAACACAACCACATCACCGACGCTTCGCACTACGCCGCCGACAACTGGGGCCTGGACTACAAGGGCGGCAAGCTGGGCGTCGGTTTCGCCGATGACTTCATGGGCCCGCTGACCACCTCGCTGACCTACGTTGGCATGGACGACAAAACCTTCAAACTCGCGGTCAACCTACGCGTGCCGAAAGGCAAGTCGCCGGAAGTGCTCAAAACAGAAATCGCCGACAAACTGGCGGCTTGGAGCAAGAAAAACCATGTCGCGGTGAAGTTCGACTATTCAATCGCCGAACCGATGTACCGCAACCCTGAAGGCGAATGGGTCAAGGCACTGTTGGCCGTGGCCACCGAAAACCTCGGTATGAAACACGAATTCGGCACCTCGGCCGGCGCCACCTCGGTGCATGAACTGCCGAACGGTGTGCAATTCGGCCTGGCACGACCGGAGGTCAAATACACCGGTCACACCGACGGCGAGTTCAAGACCGTTGACCAGTTCTTGCTGGACCTGCAGATCGTCACCGAAATGATGGGACGCATCGGGCAATTGCCGAAGCTCTGATCGCGTATCGGGTCCGCCACATTGGTGGGCCCACAAAAAAAGGACCTCGCGGTCCTTTTTTATTGCGCGACAAAAAACGCACAAACAAAAACGCCGCTCATTACTGAGCGGCGTTTTTGTGAATTTGGAGCGGGAAACGAGACTCGAACTCGCGACCCCGACCTTGGCAAGGTCGTGCTCTACCAACTGAGCTATTCCCGCAATGGCGTCCCCTAGGGGACTCGAACCCCTGTTACCGCCGTGAAAGGGCGGTGTCCTAGGCCACTAGACGAAGGGGACAGGCTACAACTTTCACTAATAAAAACGCCGCTCTTTGCAAAGCGGCGCTTTTGAATTTGGAGCGGGAAACGAGACTCGAACTCGCGACCCCGACCTTGGCAAGGTCGTGCTCTACCAACTGAGCTATTCCCGCAAATGGCGTCCCCTAGGGGACTCGAACCCCTGTTACCGCCGTGAAAGGGCGGTGTCCTAGGCCACTAGACGAAGGGGACACGCTACCCGGAACACATGGTGTGTGTTTCGGTGTCCAGATCCGTCTCCGAAGATTGGGTTCTGGTTTCACTCAGCACCGCCCGAAAGCGTTGCTGTTTAAAATTGGAGCGGGAAACGAGACTCGAACTCGCGACCCCGACCTTGGCAAGGTCGTGCTCTACCAACTGAGCTATTCCCGCATTGGCGTCCCCTAGGGGACTCGAACCCCTGTTACCGCCGTGAAAGGGCGGTGTCCTAGGCCACTAGACGAAGGGGACACACTACAACATTCACTCCCTGCCGCGTTTCGCTGTGTGCTTTACGCTGCAAGTGGCGCGCATTCTATGGATGGATTGAAAGGTCGTCAACCCCCAGATATAAATTTATTTAAATCAATGACTTCGACCTGCTTTACCGGCCGTTTCCGGCTTTTGCGTCGCCCGACGATTGACGCCTATATTCCGACACTCGCCAAGGCGTTATAGTCCACGGCACAGGTGATGGCAATCTGCACCCCAAGGGCCAGCATTTATATAAGCGGCTCCCTGGCCGATACAGATACAGCTTCGCCGATCCAAACCCGTCGAGCGGCGCTAGGCTCCTCTATGCCAAGCCACTACACTCGCACGCGAACCCTATAAAGAGGTCTTACCGGTGACACCACTCATGATCACCCTGCTAGTCATAGCCGGGATCGCAATCTTGATCGCCATTGGCTACATGAACCATGTGGTGGAAAACACCAAACTGGAGAAGGCCCGCACCAAGGTCGAACTCAACGACCGCCTGCGCCGCTGCGGCGAACTCACCGAAACCTTCCCCGGCCAGTTCATGACCCCGGCCCTCAAGCTGCTGCTGACCCGCCTTGAGCTGAACGTCTGCCAGCGCCTGCTGAACCTGGAAAAAACCAGCGCCACCACCAAGGCCCGCATCACTGAACTCAGCGCCCTCGTCGCCCAGGGCGAATCGATCCCGGTCAACAACCCACCGGCCCCGATCCAGACCGAAGCCAAGGCCAAAGACGTCCGCTTCCTCCTCGAAGCCCTCCACGGCCAGATCACCCGCGCCGCCCAGGACGGCTTCCTGCCACCGAACGAAGCCAAACACTGGATCCGCGAAGTACGCCACATCCTCGTGCTGCTGCACATCGAGTTCTTCAACAACCTCGGCCAGCACGCCCTCCAGCAAAACCAACCCGGCCAGGCCCGCCTCGCCTTCGAACGCGGCGTGCAATACCTGCGCAAACAACAGGACCCGCAAATCTACGCCGAACAACTCCAATACCTGGAAAAACTCCTGGCCCGCGCCAACGCCCAGGTCATGGACAAAATCGCCCCGATCGAAGGCGAAGAAAACCAGCTGACTGCCGGCCTCAAAGATGTCGAGGCTGATGCGGACTGGAAGAAGAAAGTGATTTACGACTGAGTGCAGTCAAAAAGAGAAGCCACCGAGAGGTGGCTTTTTTATTGCCTGAAAGAAGATCAAAAGCTTTCCCTCACCCTAGCCCTCTCCCGGAGGGAGAGGGAACTGACCGCGCTGTTTGGGAGAGGTACGCCGACGTGAAAGACCGAGTCGCACTCGGGTTTTGAAATGTATGCAACTCAACTCACACTGCTGCACCTGCTGCACCTGCTGCACCTTGCACCTTGCACCTTGCACCTTGCACCTTGCACCTTGCACCTTGCACCTTCTGCATCCTCAGCTTCTTCTACTCTTGCTTCTGCTTTGGCTTCGGCTTCGGCTTCAGCTTTCCACCACTCAACACAATGAGCGTTAGCTCGAGTACCGCTTTTGACGTGCCGGCCCCATCGGAAGGCTGAGTGGAGGGATTTATCCGGGGGTGGAAGCGCAGCGACCGTGCGGCGAAGCCGCATGCATCGAGAGGAGGTGCAGCGAAGCAAACCGTAGGCGATGCCCCCGGATGAATCCCGGAACAAAGGAACCCCGAGCCCCAGCGAGGGGCCGAACGCCGGGGCCCAGACCTTTGGTTCCTTTGGGGCGTTTGCCAAAGGGACTCGCCGTAAGGGCGAAACCATAAGAAGCCGTTACCGAGGAAACGGATATGTACTCAACACAACCACAAACCTGGTCGGCCCCAAGGCCGCCAAGGTCAAAGCCGAAAGTGCCCAACCATCCCCCGCAATTCACTCCCCAACTGCGCCAGCTCAACACTCGAAGCCGCATTCCCCCGCATCGCAATCGAAGACTGATCCGCACTCGCCCGAATACTCGTCACACTGCGATTGATCTCCTCCGCCACCGAACTCTGCTCCTCGGCCGCCGCCGCAATCTGCTGATTCATCTGCTGAATCAACGAAACCGCCGCCGCAATACTCCCCAACGCACTCTCGGTCTGCAACGCATCACTCACCGCCAGCTTCACCAGCTCGCCACTGCTTTGAATCTGCTGCACCGACGAATGCGCCGCCGAACGCAAGGCACTGACCAGCCGCTCGATTTCCTCGGTCGACTGCTGCGTGCGTCGGGCCAGCGCCCGCACTTCATCGGCGACCACCGCAAAGCCCCTGCCCTGCTCGCCCGCCCGCGCCGCCTCGATCGCCGCGTTAAGCGCCAGCAGGTTGGTCTGCTCGGCAACACTCTTGATCACACCCAGCACCGTGCCGATGTTCTGGATTTCCGCACTGAGGCTTTCGATACTCGAACTGGCCGACGTCGCCGAATCTGCCAACTGCTCAATCCGCGCCATGCTCTGGCGCACCACCTGCTGGCCGCTTTCAACCTTGCCGTCAGCAGTCTGCGCTGCGAGCGCCGCCTCCTCGGCATTACGCGCCACATCGTGCACGGTGGCGGTCATCTGGTTCATCGCCGTGGCGACCTGTTCGGTTTCCTCTTTCTGGCTGCTCACCTCAAGGTTGGTCTGCTCGGTCACCGCCGACAGCGATTGCGCCGAACTGGCCAGCTGTTCGATCCCCGACTGCAACCCGCTGACAATCGTGCTCAAACCTGCGCCCATCTGCTGCATGGCGAGCATCAGCTGACCGATTTCGTCGCGGCGGGAGACCTCGATCGTTGCACTCAGATCACCGGCAGCAATCTGTTGCGCCACGTGAATCACGCTGCGCAACGGCGCCACGATCAGCCGGGTGATCACCCACGCCGCAATCAGCCCGACCAGCAACGCCAGCGCCGATGAGCCAATGATCAGCACCGAATTCTTTTTCAGTTCGCCCTGCATCGCGCTGTCTTGCGCGACATACGCCTGATCGACCCGCGCCACGACTTCGTCGGCCCGCTGGTGCAACTGCTGATAGACGGTCTTTTCCTGTGCAAGCAACCCTGTGTACTCGGCAAGCTTTTCACTGAAACCGGCAATGTGCCCGGAGACCTCATTGAGCACCGTCAGGTAACCCTCATCCTTGACCGAGGACTTGAGCTGTTCAGCCTGAGCCTGAGCCTGCGCGGCCTGCTCGATATTGCCCTGACCGGCACTGTCATCACCCTTGCGGCTTTGATCCAGGCGTACCCGCGCCTCGTTCATTGCCTGCAGCATCAAGCGTGAGACCTGACTGACCTGACCGGCCTGCTCGATAAATTGCGCCCCGTCCTTGCCCTCGCTGTCTTTCAGGGTGTAAGCGCCGTCGTCGGCCAGACCGGCCTGCAACACATCGAGATTGTTGGCGACGCTGGACACCGACCAACTGGCCATTTCCAGCGCCAGGTCCTTGGCCTGGGACAATGAAACGAATTCATCGAACGCTTTGCGGTAAGCGCCCAATGACTGTTGGACGTCGCTCATGACCGACTCATTGCCCGGCGACAAAACCTTGAGCTGGTCGGCCATCACGATCAGACCGTCGACACCCTCATGCAAGGCATCGACGGTTTTCGGGTTGCCGTGCAAGGCGTAGTCCTGCTCCAGCAGCCGCACCCTGAGCAGACCACTGTTGAGCGATGACATCTGCTTGAGGCCGTCGAAGCGCTGACTGATGGTTTGCAGGGACCAGACGCCAATGGCCGCCACCAGAGCAGTCAGCAACAACACCAGCACAAACCCGATACCCAGTTTTTTCGCCATACCGAGGTTGGCAAAACGTCCTTGCACGGCCGAAATCATTGCGCGTAGTCCCCTGCCATAGTCTGTTGTCGAAGATTCGCAACGGCCTTGAAGCAGCACAAGTCTCTGGCGTCGGAATAATGGCAAAAAGCTACGCACGCGTCGTTTTCAGAACGCTTGAGGTCGATCCACGGTCGTGCTGCGAAAAAACTGCCGCGCGCGCGGATCACAGGCGTAAGCCACGTTGATGCGCTGCCAGTCGCAGGCTTCGCCACTGGGGCTGAACGAGGTTGCACAAGACAGCTGCACCCCGCAGCGCGAGGCTTGCCTGCGCAAATGCGCCTCACCAGCCCGTGGCGCACGCGCCCAGATGAACAGCCCACCCGTGGGCTTGCCGAACACTTCCCAGTCGGCATCTTCCAGGGCCTGCAAGGCCGCCACACGATCAGTATTGAGGCGCTGGCGCTGGCGCTGCACCAGTTTGCGATAGGCGCCGCTGGCCAGCATCCCGGCCAGCACCGCCTCGCAGAACCTCGAGGTGCCCATGCAACTGATCATCTTGACCCGCGCCATGCGCTCGATCAGCTCGCCATCAGCCAGCACGAAACCCACTCGCAGCGAGCTGCTCAGGGTCTTGGAAAAACTGCCGAGGTAAATCACTCGCCCCTCGTCATCCAGCGCTGCCAGGCGTGTGCCGCTGCCGTTGTGCAGGTCGGCGTAGACATCGTCTTCTATCAGCCGCAGATCGTAGATCCTGCTCAACTCCAGGATGCGTCGAGCGACCGCCGGCAACAGGCAACTGCCCGTAGGATTGTGGTGGTGACTGTTGATGAACATCGCGGTAGGCCGAAACTCCCGCAGCAACGCCTCGAGCGCCTCGACATCCGGCCCGCCCGGCGTGCGGCGAACCTCCAGCATCCGTACGCCGTGCAAGCGCAGGAGATCGAACAGCGGCGCATAACCGGGGGTTTCGACCACCACACAATCACCGGCCTTGAACAAGGTCCGCACGATCAGGTCCAGTCCGTGGCTGGCGCCAGCGGTGGTCATCACCTGCTCCTCGGCAGCCTCGATACTCAGCAATCCCAGGCGCTTGACGATCTGTTCGCGCAACGCCGGCAGCCCCAGAGGCGTGCTGTAGTTGAACAGGCTGGCCATGTCGGCGCGTGTCACCTCGCGGATCGCATAACCGAGATCATCGGGCTCACGCCAACTCTCCGGCAGGACACCACTTCCCAGCGTCAAACCGCCGCTCCATCGGGAGGCTGGATCGCCCCCCCTGCGCTCCCTCTCACACCCGGAACCATCGATCGCCTTGCAGCAACCGGGTAACGACGCCGCCACCATGAAACCCGAGCCCTGACGCGAGACCAGAACCCCTTGCGCCACCAGCCGCTGGCAAGCCTCCATGACGCAGGACTGGCTGAGCAGATTGCACCGCGCGATCTCTCGCACGGAGGGCAGACGCGTCGTCGGCGGCACCTGCCCCTGCATGATCCACTCGATCAATCCGTCAACAATCTGCTGTACGACCGGCACCATTGCCAGTCGGTCAATTCTCAATTCCATGAGCACGCAAACTCCTGTCCATTTTGCTGGCGGCAGTAAATCACAGCCGCGCCCTTCAGGCTGTGCGACAAAACCGCCAAAAGCCTTCGTTCTCACCATTTGCAACACATTGTTTAACGGATTCACGCAACGCACTCGAAGCGAAAAAAAAACCCGCCGAAGGGCGGGTTCTTTCAGGCATCAGCCAATGTCGCCTTAGAAGGCGGTCACGCCACCATCCACGGCCAGCGAATGGCCGGTAGTAAACGCCGCACCGTCGCTGCACAGGTACAGCACGGCGCTGGCAATTTCTTCGACCTTGCCGATGCGGCCGACCGGGTGCATCGCGTTGGCGAATTCGCCTTTCTTCGGGTCCGCTTCATAGGCGCGACGGAACATGTCGGTGTCTATCACCGCCGGGCATACGGCGTTGACGCGGATTTTCTTCTTGGCGTACTCGATGGCGGCGGACTTGGTCAGGCCGATCACCGCATGCTTGGAGGCGGCGTAGATGCTCATCTTCGGCGCGGCGCCCAGTCCAGCCACCGACGCGGTGTTGACGATCGCCCCGCCGCCCTGAGCCAGCAGCAACGGCAGCTGATACTTCATGCACAGCCAGACGCCTTTGACGTTGACGCCCATGATCGCGTCGAACTCATCCATCGAGCCTTCGGCGAGCTTGCCCTTCTCGATTTCGATCCCGGCGTTGTTGAAGGCATAGTCGAGACGGCCGTAGGTATTGATCACCTCGTCCATCAGATTTTTCACTTCGCTTTCGACGGTCACGTTGCAGCGCACGAAGGTCGCTTCGCCGCCGGCTGTACGAATCAGCGCCACGGTGCCCTCGCCCCCGGTCGCATCCAGATCGGCCACCACCACTTTCAGACCTTCGGCGGCGAATGCCTGGGCCGTTGCGCGGCCAATGCCGTTGGCCGCGCCGGTGACGACGGCTACCTGACCGGAAAACGTCATGCTCATTGTTATGTCCTCGAATGCGGGGGGATTGATGAAGGCAGCATAGCCACAGGGGCGTGAGTGACGTCAGCACTATCAAAAGGCCGGTTAGGCTTTCATGAATCGCAGTGATGAAACCCCGCCGGGGACTATCACCGTACTGGATCAGCCTGCATTCGCCCCGTGAGCCAACCTTGCGGCATCGCCCATGAAGGTCTATCAACAAGGCTTCATTCAATTCGAGTGCCTGTCATGACCAACCAGACCAATCGCCAGTTCCTGCTCGCCAAACGCCCGGTGGGCGCCGCCACCCGCGAGACCTTCACCTATCAGGAAGTACCGGTCGGCGAGCCGGCGGCGGGGCAGATTCTGGTCAAGAACGAATACCTGTCCCTCGACCCGGCCATGCGCGGCTGGATGAACGAAGGCAAATCCTATATCCCGCCGGTGGGTCTGGGCGAAGTGATGCGCGCGCTGGGCGTAGGCAAAGTCGTCGCATCAAACAATCCGGGGTTTGCCGTCGGCGACTACGTCAACGGTGCCATTGGCGTGCAGGATTATTACGTCGGCGAGCCAAGAGGTTTCTACAAGGTCGATCCGAAACTGGCACCGCTGCCGGTTTATCTGTCCGCATTGGGCATGACCGGCATGACCGCCTACTTTGCGCTGCTCGATGTCGGCGCACCGAAGGCCGGCGATACCGTGGTGTTGTCCGGTGCAGCGGGCGCGGTCGGCAGCATTGCCGGGCAGATCGCCAAGATCAAAGGCTGCCGGGTGATCGGCATCGCCGGCGGCGCGGACAAGTGCAAATTCCTGGTCGATGAACTGGGTTTCGACGGTGCCATCGACTACAAGAGCGAAGACGTGCTCGCCGGTCTTAAACGTGAATGCCCGAAAGGCGTGGACGTGTATTTCGACAACGTCGGCGGCGACATCCTCGACGCGGTGCTGAGCCGCCTGAACTTCAAGGCGCGCGTGGTGATCTGCGGCGCGATCAGCCAGTACAACAACAAGGAAGCGGTCAAAGGCCCGGCCAACTATCTGTCGCTGCTGGTCAACCGCGCGCGGATGGAAGGTTTTGTGGTGATGGATTACGCCGCGCAGTACGCCAGCGCCGCCCAGGAAATGGCCGGCTGGATGGCCAAGGGTCAGCTCAAGAGCAAGGAAGACATCGTCGAAGGCCTGGAAACCTTCCCGGAAACCCTGGGCAAACTGTTCAGCGGCGAGAACTTCGGCAAACTGGTGTTGAAGGTCTGAAAACAAAGAAGGGAGCCGGCGGGCTCCCTTCTTTGATGCTTCAGCTGTTCGCTCAGGCCAGTTCGGCAACCACCGAGGCCAGTGCCTTGGCCGGATCTGCCGCCTGGCTGATCGGACGGCCGATCACCAGATAGTCGGAACCGGCATCCAGCGCCTGACGCGGGGTCAGGATGCGACGCTGGTCGTCCTGGGCACTGCCCGCCGGACGAATTCCCGGGGTCACCAGTTGCAGCGACGGATGCGCGGTTTTCAGCGCCGTGGCTTCCAGCGCCGAGCACACCAGACCGTCCATCCCGGCCTTCTCGGCCAGTGCCGCCAGACGCAGCACCTGCTCCTGCGGCTCGATGTCCAGACCGATACCCGCCAGATCCT
The window above is part of the Pseudomonas fluorescens genome. Proteins encoded here:
- a CDS encoding PLP-dependent aminotransferase family protein, which produces MELRIDRLAMVPVVQQIVDGLIEWIMQGQVPPTTRLPSVREIARCNLLSQSCVMEACQRLVAQGVLVSRQGSGFMVAASLPGCCKAIDGSGCERERRGGDPASRWSGGLTLGSGVLPESWREPDDLGYAIREVTRADMASLFNYSTPLGLPALREQIVKRLGLLSIEAAEEQVMTTAGASHGLDLIVRTLFKAGDCVVVETPGYAPLFDLLRLHGVRMLEVRRTPGGPDVEALEALLREFRPTAMFINSHHHNPTGSCLLPAVARRILELSRIYDLRLIEDDVYADLHNGSGTRLAALDDEGRVIYLGSFSKTLSSSLRVGFVLADGELIERMARVKMISCMGTSRFCEAVLAGMLASGAYRKLVQRQRQRLNTDRVAALQALEDADWEVFGKPTGGLFIWARAPRAGEAHLRRQASRCGVQLSCATSFSPSGEACDWQRINVAYACDPRARQFFRSTTVDRPQAF
- a CDS encoding dipeptidase, whose product is MDFSLKQLAASTLILASLSSVTLPAHANLTEQQSATILKTFNEAKVSDFRAFLGDLAKNDLSKTDDLRPAISAFLDNKTLTAEQQNEIHRLLGLYTRVKYGKAALETLRELVEIPTFRKDGVDQHDNPEFIKIAGKIKDLAESFGLNYRNIDNRVYEISLDGSGKDVVGIHAHADVVPVTPENWVLKDGTKLDPFKVTLIGDRMYGRGTEDDKNGIVVTLYAMKVIKEEKLPLARNFKLLVDTTEETTGDAIPYYFERNPTPEYNLALDGGYPVVIAEKGYGTVMAKFAKRKAEGKGAEITSMTGGLATNQIPSVSVVTLVTDKPADLATSLQKAGAEYAKRNGGDFEVNAKVDGKDVKLTVTGVSAHSSEPESGVNPVARMLDFIHSVDGKIAFKHNHITDASHYAADNWGLDYKGGKLGVGFADDFMGPLTTSLTYVGMDDKTFKLAVNLRVPKGKSPEVLKTEIADKLAAWSKKNHVAVKFDYSIAEPMYRNPEGEWVKALLAVATENLGMKHEFGTSAGATSVHELPNGVQFGLARPEVKYTGHTDGEFKTVDQFLLDLQIVTEMMGRIGQLPKL
- a CDS encoding methyl-accepting chemotaxis protein, with protein sequence MLAMQQMGAGLSTIVSGLQSGIEQLASSAQSLSAVTEQTNLEVSSQKEETEQVATAMNQMTATVHDVARNAEEAALAAQTADGKVESGQQVVRQSMARIEQLADSATSASSSIESLSAEIQNIGTVLGVIKSVAEQTNLLALNAAIEAARAGEQGRGFAVVADEVRALARRTQQSTEEIERLVSALRSAAHSSVQQIQSSGELVKLAVSDALQTESALGSIAAAVSLIQQMNQQIAAAAEEQSSVAEEINRSVTSIRASADQSSIAMRGNAASSVELAQLGSELRGMVGHFRL
- a CDS encoding SDR family oxidoreductase, which translates into the protein MSMTFSGQVAVVTGAANGIGRATAQAFAAEGLKVVVADLDATGGEGTVALIRTAGGEATFVRCNVTVESEVKNLMDEVINTYGRLDYAFNNAGIEIEKGKLAEGSMDEFDAIMGVNVKGVWLCMKYQLPLLLAQGGGAIVNTASVAGLGAAPKMSIYAASKHAVIGLTKSAAIEYAKKKIRVNAVCPAVIDTDMFRRAYEADPKKGEFANAMHPVGRIGKVEEIASAVLYLCSDGAAFTTGHSLAVDGGVTAF
- a CDS encoding NADP-dependent oxidoreductase, producing the protein MTNQTNRQFLLAKRPVGAATRETFTYQEVPVGEPAAGQILVKNEYLSLDPAMRGWMNEGKSYIPPVGLGEVMRALGVGKVVASNNPGFAVGDYVNGAIGVQDYYVGEPRGFYKVDPKLAPLPVYLSALGMTGMTAYFALLDVGAPKAGDTVVLSGAAGAVGSIAGQIAKIKGCRVIGIAGGADKCKFLVDELGFDGAIDYKSEDVLAGLKRECPKGVDVYFDNVGGDILDAVLSRLNFKARVVICGAISQYNNKEAVKGPANYLSLLVNRARMEGFVVMDYAAQYASAAQEMAGWMAKGQLKSKEDIVEGLETFPETLGKLFSGENFGKLVLKV
- a CDS encoding LysE family translocator — its product is MTSNYLGEFLALATIHFLAVVAPGPDFAVTIRQSVRFGRLVGICTALGIGAGISVHVLYTLLGVGALMHTTPWLLTVAKVVGGAYILYLGVSLIRSKPKTTMEGEKTSDEPLVEQSLFKAFSTGFLTNATNPKATLFFLAIFTTIISASTPLQIQALYGLWMCGVNALWFVIVALFFSSNKVRVLFMRMGHWFERSMGVILILFAGRLVLSM